The window CGCCCGCCAGATCACCGGCTGGGTGGCCGCTCTCGGCGCGACGGCCGGCGACCGCCAGGTCAGCGAATCCGTCGACTGATCTTGGGACTCACTACAAGCCGGGCGGTAATCGCCCTCGTAGCAACGATCGCGGTCCTGATGGGTTGTGCGCCCGGCGCGGGGGCGGTGGTGCCCGCGTGGTCGGGACTCGACGTCCGCGGCTACGACGCACCCGTCCCGGCGCCCGGGGCACTGCTGGACGCCGTCCCGCTGGACCCCGCACTGTCGGTGCCGGGGGCGGGCAGCGCCTACCGGATCCTGTACTCGACCGTCGATCAGCACGACCGCCCCGCGGTCAGCACCGCGGCGGTCTTCCTGCCGAGAACGCCTGCGCCGCCCGGCGGTTGGCCGGTCCTGGCCTGGGCGCACGGCACCGTCGGGCTCGGGGACGCCTGCACGCCGTCGGCGCGTGAGCGCAGCGATCGCGACGGCGACTACCTGTCGCACTGGCTCGATGAGGGCTATGCGGTGGTCGGCAGCGACTACACCGGACTGGGCACCCCGGGCCTGATGAGCTACCTCAACAGCGTCACCACCGCGCGCGGCGTGGTGGACTCGGTGCTCGCCGCGCACCATCTCGACGTCGACCTGTCACCGAAGTGGGCGGTGGTCGGCCAGTCCCAGGGTGGAGGCGCGGCGGTGGCCACCGCGCGGTGGGCCACCGAGTTCAGCGCCGGTTCGGGTCTGGACTACCGCGGGGTGGTCGCCACCGGCACCCCCGCGAACGTCGAATCCATCGTCAAGCAGGCCGGCCCCGACATGACGGTGCCACCGGAGCTCGGTCCGATGGGTTCGGCCTACACCGCCTACATCGTGGCGGCACTGCGGGAGGCACGTCCGGATCTCGACATCGACCGGGTGCTGACCCCGGCCGGGCGTGAGGCCGCCGACCGGGCCGAAACACTGTGTGCGGCAGACCTCGCCGGTTCGCTCACCGATCTGTCGGTGCCGGGCTTCTTCACTGCGCCCGTCACGTCGATTCCCGGCGCGGCCGACGCGATCGATGCGTACATGGGCATCCCGTTGTCGGGCTACGACCGGCCGGTGTTCCTCGGCGTCGGGATGCGCGACCGGGATGTGCCGCCGGGGTTGACGCTGCGGTTCGCCGACGCGCTGTCGGCCAACGGGCAGGACGTGACGCTCAAGGTGTATCCGGACGCCGATCACAGCGGTACCGTGCTGACCTCGGTGCCGGATTCGACGGCGTTCCTGGCGCGCGCCTTCAGCTGACCGGGGGCTCACTCAGCGCCCGGCTCAACGCCGGCACGGTCAGCTCGCGTTGCCACTGTCTGGCCGTCGACTCGCGCAGGAACGCATCCACCGCAGCGGTGGCGTCGCCGTCGGCGGGCGGCTGCCAGTCCCAGCACAGCCGCCGCACGGTCTCCGGGGACAGCAGGTTCTCGACCGGTACCGACACCTGTTGGGCGAGCGCGGTCAATTCGGCGCGGGCGGCCTCCAGTCGTACCGCCGCCTCCGGCTTGCGCCGCGACCAGCGCGACGCCGGCGGGGGACCGTTGGACGGTTCCTGCGCGTCGGGTGGGTCGTTGGTGCGGGCGCGCGCGAGCGCGTCGAGCCACACCTGGGCGCTGCGGCGCTGCTTCGAGCCACCGAAAACCGGTAGGGCCGTGAGCTTTTCGATGGTGTCGGGGTTGGCGGTGGCGGCGCTGATGATCGCGCTGTCGGGCAGGATCCGTCCGGGGGCGATGTCGCGGCGCCGCGCGATCTGGTCGCGGGTGGTCCACAGTTCGCGCACCGCGGCCAATGCCCGGGGGTCGCGCACCTTGTGGATACCCGAGGTCCGGCGCCACCGGTCCCGTCGGGTGGGGGATCCTTCGAACGTGCGCAGGTACTCGAACTCCTGGCGTGCCCATTCGGCCTTGCCCTGCTCATCGAGAATCGCGGCGATCGCCTCGCGCAGATCGGTCAGCACCTCGACGTCGAGGGCGGCGTAGTTCAGCCACTCGTCGGGCAGCGGCCGCTTGGACCAGTCGGCCGCGCCGTGGCCCTTGGTCAACTGCAGGCCGAGCAGACGCTGCACCATGGCGGCGAGGTTCACCCGGTCGAAGTTGGCGAGGCGACCCGCGAGTTCGGTGTCGTAGAGCGCGGTGGGGCGCATGCCGATCTCGGCCAGGCACGGCAGGTCCTGGTCGGCGGCGTGCAGCACCCACTCGTCGGTGGAGAGGACCGCGGCCACCGGGGCCAGGACCTCCATCGGGTCGCCGCCGTGGCTGACAGGGTCGATGAGCACCGTGCCCGCCCCGACGCGACGGATCTGCACCAGATACGCGCGATTGGAATACCGGAAGCCCGACGCGCGTTCGGCATCGACGGCGAAGGGACCGGTACCCGACGCGAGAAGGTCTGCCGCCCTGGCGATTTCGATGCGGCTGGACGACACGTCCGGCACCCCGTCGCGCGGGGTGAGAAGAGGTTCGGCCTCGATGTCGGTCGGTTCAGGTGTTTCCGGCGCGGAGCCGGCGGTCTCGGGTTCGGGCATGGGCCTCAGGCGCGGGTACGCGAGTTCAGGTCGGTCACCCCGGTCGGGGGCAGCCCGGCGGCGTGCTCGAGGACCTCGCAGAACGCCTGCACGTGCGGTCCGAGTTCGAGCGTGGTGGCCGTCCAGGAGGCCCGCAGCTCCAGTTGATGGGCGCGCGGCGGTCCGGAGATGTCGCCGTAGCGCACCGAGGTGGTGGCGGTGACGGTGCCGCCGAGCGCGGTCACATGCTCGGCCCGCTGTTCCAGCGCGTCGACCAGCCAGCTCCACGCCACCTCGGGCAGCAGCGGATCGACCGCCTCGGTCGAATCGAGGTCGGCCTGGATGTAGGCGACCAGACGCATGGTGCCGTCCCAGGCTTCGGCGCCCTCGGGGTCGTGCAACAGGATGAGGCGACCGAACGCGTCGCCTTCGGAGCGCTCGGGGATGATCGCGGTCTCGGCATGCTTGACCTCGGCGCCCAGCGCGTAGCTGAAGGGCGCCAGGCGCTGCGGCGGCCGGATGGGCCCCAGCTCGATCTCCGGACGCACGGTGGTGGCATTCATCGCCGCCACCGCTTCACGGAACTGAGCCGGTTCGGCGGTGGTCACGGCGTTTGACGCTAGTCCATCCCGGCAGGTCTGTCGGCAGGCGCGCCGAGAGCGACATGGCAGCATGGGGGGCGATGAACACGCGCCGCGAACTGCCCGAATCCCCCTATCTGGCCGCCGCGGCCGGTCGCAAGCCCCACCGCGTGCCGGTGTGGATGATGCGCCAGGCCGGGCGGTCGCTTCCCGAATACCGCGAACTGCGGGCCAAGAACACGATGATGCAGGCCTGTTTCGACGCCGACCTGATCACCGAGATCACGCTGCAACCGGTGCGCAGGCACGGTGTCGACGCGGCGATCCTGTTCTCCGACATCGTGGTGCCGCTGCGCGCCGCCGGGATCGACCTGGACATCGTTCCCGACGTCGGACCCGTCATCGCCCATCCCATCCGCACCGCGGCCGACGTCGCCACCGTCTCGCCGCTGCGCCGCGAGACGGTCGCGCCGGTGGCCACCGCGATCGGGCAGCTGACCGCGGCGCTCGGCGACGTTGCACTGATCGGCTTCGCGGGCGCGCCGTTCACGCTGGCGTCCTATCTCATCGAGGGCGGCCCGAGCCGCAACCATGAGCGCACCAAGGCGATGATGCTCGGCGAGACCGAGACGTGGAACGCCCTGATGGCGGCGCTGACCGACGTGACGATCGAGTTCCTGCGCGTGCAGCTCGACGCCGGTGTGGACGCGATCCAGGTGTTCGATTCGTGGGCGGGGACGTTGTCGCTGGCCGACTACCGCGCCTACGTCCTGCCGCACAGCGCGCGGGTGTTCGAGGCGCTGGCGGGCTACGGCGTGCCGATGACGCACTTCGGGGTCGGCACCGCCGAGCTGCTCGGCGCGATGAGCGAAGCGGTCTCCGGGCACGGCGTCCCGGCCGTCGTCGGGGTGGACTGGCGCACGTCGCTGACCGACGCCGCGGCGCGGGTCCGGCCCGGCTGCGCGTTGCAGGGCAACCTCGATCCGGTGGTGCTGCTGGCGGGCTGGCCGGTGGTGGAGCGTGCCGTGCGCGCCGTCGTGGAGGACGGCCGGCGCGCAGTCGATGCCGGTGCCACCGGGCACGTGTTCAACCTCGGCCATGGCGTGCTGCCCGCCACCGACCCGGCGATCATCACCGACGCGGTGGCGCTGGTGCATCAGCTGTGAGCGTTGCGGCGCGGTACTGCGTTGTCGGCGGAGGCATCTCGGGCCTCGTCGCCGCCTACCGGCTGCGGGTGGCCGCCGGGCCGGACGCGGTGATCACGGTGCTCGATCCCGCCGACCGCCTCGGCGGGATCCTGCGGACCGAACGCATCGGCGGGCAGGCCATCGACGTCGGGGCGGAGGCGTTCGTGGCACGCCGGCCGGAGGTGCCGGCGCTGCTGGGTGAACTGGGGCTGTCCGGCAGGCAGATCACCACCACCGGCGCGCGGCCGCTGATCTACAGCGAGGGACGCCTGCACCAACTTCCCACCGACACCGTCAACGGCATCCCGTCGCGGCCGTCGGCGCTGAGCGGCCTCGTCGACGACGCGACCGTGCGGTGGATGCTCGACGAACCGCGGCGTCCGCTGGTGTGGCGGTCGGGCGCCGACCCGACGGTGGCCGAGCTGGTCGGTGAAAGGTTCGACGAGCAGGTCGTGGTGCGGTCGGTCGATCCGCTGCTGGCCGGGGTCTACGCCGGGTCGGCCGCGACCATCGGCATGCGGGCCGCCGCGCCCACCGTCGCCGCGGCCCTCGACAACGGCGCCCGCAGCCTCACCGAGGCCGTCGTCGCGGCGCTGCCGCCGCCGCGCGCGGGGTCGGTGTTCGGCGCGATCGACGGCGGCTATCAGGTTCTGCTCGACGAACTGGTGCGCCGCTCGGGTCTGCAGTGGGCGCAGGTCGCGGCCCGCGGCGTGCACCCCGTGCGCGCCGGCTGGGAGGTCGTCGACGACGAGGGCGGCCACTGGCCCGCCGACGCCGTCGTGCTCGCGGTGCCGGCGCCGCGACTGCCCGCGCTGCTGGCCGACCTGGCTCCGCACAGCGCGGACATCGCCCGCCGGATCCCGGTGGCCTCCGCTGCGGTCGTCGCGCTGGCGCTGCCCGGCGGGACGCCGCTGCCCGAGCAGTCCGGCGTCCTGGTGGCCGGCCGTGGACCCCTGCACACCAAGGCGGTGACGCTGTCGTCGCGCAAGTGGGGCCGGCGCGGCAGCGCCGAGATGCTGCGACTGTCCTACGGGCGCTTCGGCGACGATCTGGCGCGCAGCACGGGCGACGACGAGCTGCTGGCCTGGGCCGACGAGGACCTGGCCACGTTGTTCGGCATCGCGGTGGAACCGGTCGACGCCCGGGTGGTCCGGTGGATCGACGCGATGCCGCAGTACGGGCCGGGCCACGCCGACCGCGTCGCGGACCTGCGTGCCGGTCTGCCGCGGGGGCTGGCCGTCGCCGGTGCCTACCTCGACGGCATCGGTGTGCCCGCGTGCGTGGCGTCGGCGGCCAGGGCGGTGGCGTCGTTGGTCGCCGGTTCGTCAGTGGGACAATGACCGCATGGCCAAGCTCGATTTCGACGAACTGAACTCCACGATCCGCTACCTGATGTTCTCGGTGTTCTCCGTGAAGCCCGGTGTGCTGGGCGACGACGACGCCCGCGCGGCACTCGTCGACGAGACCGCGACGTTCCTCAAGCATCAGGAGGACAACGGTGTCGTGGTGCGCGGGCTCTACGACGTCGCCGGGATGCGCGCCGACGCCGACTTCATGATGTGGACGCACGCCGAGAACGTGGAGGCGCTGCAGGCCACCTATGCCGATTTCCGCCGCACCACCACGCTGGGCCGCGCCTCGACGCCCGTGTGGAGCAACGTCGCGCTGCACCGCCCCGCCGAGTTCAACAAGAGCCACATCCCGGCGTTCCTCGCGGGGGAGGAGCCCGGCGCCTACATCTGCGTGTACCCGTTCGTGCGGTCGCTGGAGTGGTACCTGCTGCCCGACGAGGAGCGCCGTCGCATGCTCTCCGAGCACGGGATGGCCGCCCGCGGTTACAAGGACGTCCGGGCGAACACCGTGCCGGCGTTCGCGCTGGGCGACTACGAGTGGCTGCTGGCGTTCGAGGCGCCGGAACTGCACCGCATCGTCGACCTGATGCGTGACCTGCGGGCCACCGACGCGCGCCGGCACGTGCGCGAGGAGACCCCGTTCTTCACCGGGCCGCGCGTGTCGGTGGAGAAGCTGATCTCGGCGCTGCCGTAGCTCGTCGCAGCGCTAGGACCCCGACGGCACCAGCCGCAGTGAGATCGAGTTGATGCAGTAGCGCTGGTCGGTCGGGGTGGGGTATCCCTCGCCCTCGAACACGTGGCCCAGGTGGCTGTGGCAGTTCGCGCACAGCACCTCGACCCGTCGCATGCCCAGGGAGTCGTCGGTCCGCAGGATCACCGCGTCGGAGTCCGCCGGATCGAAGAAAGACGGCCACCCGCAATGGGATTCGAACTTCTCGGTGCTGCGGAACAGTTCGGCGCCGCAGGCGCGGCACTGGTACACACCCTCGGTCTTGGTGTCGGTGTACTCGCCGGTGAAGGGACGTTCGGTGCCGGCTTGACGCAGCACGGCGAACTCCTGCGGGGTGAGGCGTTCGCGCCACTGGTCGTCGCTGAGCACCAGCTTCGGGGCAGTCATGACTGCCAGGCTACTCGGACGGCTTGGCTGCCGGCGTGAGCTGCTTCATCCACACCGGGTCGATGCCCTCGTCGAGGCGATTGTCCTGCCGGGCATCGAGATAGCGGAACAGCAGCACCGCGAACACGACCACCATCATCAGCGACCAGCCGTAGGTGATCTTGAGGTATTCGAAGGCGCGGCCGGTGCTCGGCAGCTGCCACAGCAGCCACCGGTCCATCGTCAGGAAGCCGTAGGCGGCCAGCCAGGCGACCCAGCTGCGGATCACCGAGTTGGGGAGCACCACCGTCATCAGGAACGGGAACAGCGCGATCGAGTAGTAGCCCTGGCCCAGTGACAGCGCCAGCCACGATGTCGTGAGCAGCACACCCGAGGACGTCAGCATCCAGAAGAACGGATCGCGGGTGCGGTAGTGGCTGTAGAGCAGCCACAGCGATATCGCGCCCAGCACGATGATCGTCACGCGCAGCGTCATGATCAGCCACATCGGCAGTCCGTAGTACAGACCGTTGCCCAGGATCGAGCTGTTGAAGTAGTCGCGGGTGGACAGGATGTAGGGCACCGTGCGGGTGACGAAGTTCATCGGGTCGCTGATCAGCGGCCAGGCGGCGGCGTTGAACACGAGCGGCACCACGAACGCGGCCACCAGTGCCCGCCACTGCCGGTTGAGCAGCGGGAGGAGAAGCAACGGAGCCAGCAGTGGTTTGACCACCAGGGTGAGCCCGATGCTGATTCCGGCCAGCCACTCGTGGTTGCGGTTGCCGTCGAGCAGCCACCGGAAGAACAGCACCTCCAGCAGCAGCAGGACGCCGTTGATGTTGCCGAACACCAGTGTGTTGGTGACGCTTTCGGTGCAGAACATCGCCAGCAGCAGCGCCGGTGCGGCGACCGAGGACAGCGTGTAGTTGAACAGCCGCAGCAGGAAGTAGCCGGCGAGGATGATCGCGACGGTGTTGAAGAAGATGAACCAGTTACGCGACGCGACCTCGGGCAGATAGCCGAACGGGGCGATGATCAGCGTTCCGCCGGGCGGATACAGATAGTGCGGGTCGACGTGGTCGAAGTGCTCGTTGTAGATGTCCCAGCCGAATTTGAAGTTGATCACCGCGCGGTAGACGGGCGCGAAGTCGTCGGTGATGTAGCGGTTGAACACGAGCACGTAGCTGCGGTGGATGACCGCCATGATGGCCAGCGGCCACAGGATCGACCGCAGCACCGTGGCCGTCGTCGGAGGGGCCGTGCGGGGGCGGAACGCGGTCAGCACAAGATCACGCACGCCCCGCACGGTACCGCAGTGTTCGCCGGGAACCGTCAGGCCGGGCAGTACGTGTCGGTGGACGGCAGTTCACCGGACGTCAGGTAGTCGAGGACCGGTGGCAGCGCGCACGGCGAGTAGATCGCGGCGCCGTGTCCGATGCCCTGCCAGATCACCCGGCGATTGGAGGAGCCGGCGTTGATGGCGGTCGCCGCGACCGCGGCGACACCCTCGTTGCCGACGATCGGATCGTTGGCGACGCCGAGCAGCAACGTCGGAATCTCCAGCTCGCTGGGCTCGGCGGGGGCGCTGCCGCTGGGCCAGTTCAGGCACTTCACCATGTCGAGGGCGCCGGTTGTCCCGAACTGCGGGTACATCTTTCCCCAGGCCACGACGAGTTCACGGACACGATCGGGCGTGGGCCGGTTCAGCGCGTCGCTGCAGGTGTTGACGAACTGCCCGTCGGTCTGGCGCAGCGTCTCGGCCTGGTTGATCAGGTTGTTGAGCCGGTTGGTGTTGCCGCCGCGCGCGTCGGCGATGGCCTGGGCGAGCTCGTTGCCGGCATCGACGCGGCCGCCGCGCGGGTAGCCCAGCGCGGTCGAGATCGCGTCGGCGAGGGCGGCGACGGAGGTCCCGCCGGGGCCCCGCCCGGCGCGGGCATCGGTCATCAGCGCGTCGACGGCGGCTTTGGGGTCGGGGCCGAGCGGGCAGTTCGTCGCGACGCACTGCGTGGCCCACGCGTCGAGCGCGGCCTGCTCACCTTTGACGCGTTGCTCGGTCGCCGCCTCGGCCGAAACGCCCAGCGGTAGCGGCGAGTCGAGCACCAGGCGCGCGACCTTGGTGGGGTGCGCGCCGGCGTAGGCGAGCGCGACCTGGGCGCCGTTGCCGACACCGAACAACGCGAGCGCCGGGACGTCCCACGTGGTGCGCAGACGCTCGATGTCCTCGGCGGCGTGGGCGTTGTCGTAGGCCGAGTCGCCGGGGGCGATGGTGTCGGTGCAGCTGGTCGTCGCGGTCATCGTGACGGCACCGAGGTTGGCGACGGGGTCGTCACCGGACTGGAACTGCGCCTGCTCGAACATCTCCTGACGGTCGAACAGGTCGCGGCAGTCCAGCGCGCCCGACATCCCGATGCCGCGGCGGTCGACCGACACGATGGGGTTCGTCTTGAGCACGTCGGCGCCGGCGCGGGACAGCCAGGCGGGCAGCTGCACCGAGGACGGCACGTCCGAGCCGGTGGTCATCACCAGGGGACCGGCGTCGGCGGGAGTCTGCTGGGACGTCGCCCGGACCACCCCGATGCTGACGGTGCCGGACGCGCCGTTGATGGAGTCGAGGTCGGCGTCGTAGCTGGCGCAGTCGAGCTTGACGCCGGGCAGCGGGGGCACCGACGCGGACGCGAACACCCGCGAGGTGCAGTCCCGCCAGGACAGTTCGTTCTTCGGGGCTTCGACGGCGGGCGGGCCGGCGGGTTGGTCGCTGGTCTCGGGAGCGCCCTGCGGGCCGGCGCCGGAGTCGGTGGCGTAGCGCGGGTTGGCG is drawn from Mycolicibacterium gilvum and contains these coding sequences:
- a CDS encoding alpha/beta hydrolase family protein — translated: MGCAPGAGAVVPAWSGLDVRGYDAPVPAPGALLDAVPLDPALSVPGAGSAYRILYSTVDQHDRPAVSTAAVFLPRTPAPPGGWPVLAWAHGTVGLGDACTPSARERSDRDGDYLSHWLDEGYAVVGSDYTGLGTPGLMSYLNSVTTARGVVDSVLAAHHLDVDLSPKWAVVGQSQGGGAAVATARWATEFSAGSGLDYRGVVATGTPANVESIVKQAGPDMTVPPELGPMGSAYTAYIVAALREARPDLDIDRVLTPAGREAADRAETLCAADLAGSLTDLSVPGFFTAPVTSIPGAADAIDAYMGIPLSGYDRPVFLGVGMRDRDVPPGLTLRFADALSANGQDVTLKVYPDADHSGTVLTSVPDSTAFLARAFS
- a CDS encoding HRDC domain-containing protein, whose amino-acid sequence is MPEPETAGSAPETPEPTDIEAEPLLTPRDGVPDVSSSRIEIARAADLLASGTGPFAVDAERASGFRYSNRAYLVQIRRVGAGTVLIDPVSHGGDPMEVLAPVAAVLSTDEWVLHAADQDLPCLAEIGMRPTALYDTELAGRLANFDRVNLAAMVQRLLGLQLTKGHGAADWSKRPLPDEWLNYAALDVEVLTDLREAIAAILDEQGKAEWARQEFEYLRTFEGSPTRRDRWRRTSGIHKVRDPRALAAVRELWTTRDQIARRRDIAPGRILPDSAIISAATANPDTIEKLTALPVFGGSKQRRSAQVWLDALARARTNDPPDAQEPSNGPPPASRWSRRKPEAAVRLEAARAELTALAQQVSVPVENLLSPETVRRLCWDWQPPADGDATAAVDAFLRESTARQWQRELTVPALSRALSEPPVS
- a CDS encoding DUF3000 domain-containing protein, with the protein product MTTAEPAQFREAVAAMNATTVRPEIELGPIRPPQRLAPFSYALGAEVKHAETAIIPERSEGDAFGRLILLHDPEGAEAWDGTMRLVAYIQADLDSTEAVDPLLPEVAWSWLVDALEQRAEHVTALGGTVTATTSVRYGDISGPPRAHQLELRASWTATTLELGPHVQAFCEVLEHAAGLPPTGVTDLNSRTRA
- the hemE gene encoding uroporphyrinogen decarboxylase, encoding MNTRRELPESPYLAAAAGRKPHRVPVWMMRQAGRSLPEYRELRAKNTMMQACFDADLITEITLQPVRRHGVDAAILFSDIVVPLRAAGIDLDIVPDVGPVIAHPIRTAADVATVSPLRRETVAPVATAIGQLTAALGDVALIGFAGAPFTLASYLIEGGPSRNHERTKAMMLGETETWNALMAALTDVTIEFLRVQLDAGVDAIQVFDSWAGTLSLADYRAYVLPHSARVFEALAGYGVPMTHFGVGTAELLGAMSEAVSGHGVPAVVGVDWRTSLTDAAARVRPGCALQGNLDPVVLLAGWPVVERAVRAVVEDGRRAVDAGATGHVFNLGHGVLPATDPAIITDAVALVHQL
- a CDS encoding protoporphyrinogen oxidase, with protein sequence MSVAARYCVVGGGISGLVAAYRLRVAAGPDAVITVLDPADRLGGILRTERIGGQAIDVGAEAFVARRPEVPALLGELGLSGRQITTTGARPLIYSEGRLHQLPTDTVNGIPSRPSALSGLVDDATVRWMLDEPRRPLVWRSGADPTVAELVGERFDEQVVVRSVDPLLAGVYAGSAATIGMRAAAPTVAAALDNGARSLTEAVVAALPPPRAGSVFGAIDGGYQVLLDELVRRSGLQWAQVAARGVHPVRAGWEVVDDEGGHWPADAVVLAVPAPRLPALLADLAPHSADIARRIPVASAAVVALALPGGTPLPEQSGVLVAGRGPLHTKAVTLSSRKWGRRGSAEMLRLSYGRFGDDLARSTGDDELLAWADEDLATLFGIAVEPVDARVVRWIDAMPQYGPGHADRVADLRAGLPRGLAVAGAYLDGIGVPACVASAARAVASLVAGSSVGQ
- the hemQ gene encoding hydrogen peroxide-dependent heme synthase; the encoded protein is MAKLDFDELNSTIRYLMFSVFSVKPGVLGDDDARAALVDETATFLKHQEDNGVVVRGLYDVAGMRADADFMMWTHAENVEALQATYADFRRTTTLGRASTPVWSNVALHRPAEFNKSHIPAFLAGEEPGAYICVYPFVRSLEWYLLPDEERRRMLSEHGMAARGYKDVRANTVPAFALGDYEWLLAFEAPELHRIVDLMRDLRATDARRHVREETPFFTGPRVSVEKLISALP
- the msrB gene encoding peptide-methionine (R)-S-oxide reductase MsrB; the encoded protein is MTAPKLVLSDDQWRERLTPQEFAVLRQAGTERPFTGEYTDTKTEGVYQCRACGAELFRSTEKFESHCGWPSFFDPADSDAVILRTDDSLGMRRVEVLCANCHSHLGHVFEGEGYPTPTDQRYCINSISLRLVPSGS
- the aftC gene encoding arabinofuranan 3-O-arabinosyltransferase is translated as MRDLVLTAFRPRTAPPTTATVLRSILWPLAIMAVIHRSYVLVFNRYITDDFAPVYRAVINFKFGWDIYNEHFDHVDPHYLYPPGGTLIIAPFGYLPEVASRNWFIFFNTVAIILAGYFLLRLFNYTLSSVAAPALLLAMFCTESVTNTLVFGNINGVLLLLEVLFFRWLLDGNRNHEWLAGISIGLTLVVKPLLAPLLLLPLLNRQWRALVAAFVVPLVFNAAAWPLISDPMNFVTRTVPYILSTRDYFNSSILGNGLYYGLPMWLIMTLRVTIIVLGAISLWLLYSHYRTRDPFFWMLTSSGVLLTTSWLALSLGQGYYSIALFPFLMTVVLPNSVIRSWVAWLAAYGFLTMDRWLLWQLPSTGRAFEYLKITYGWSLMMVVVFAVLLFRYLDARQDNRLDEGIDPVWMKQLTPAAKPSE
- a CDS encoding alpha/beta hydrolase produces the protein MRRVVRAVVLSLAVVLPLSACSPGLAANPRYATDSGAGPQGAPETSDQPAGPPAVEAPKNELSWRDCTSRVFASASVPPLPGVKLDCASYDADLDSINGASGTVSIGVVRATSQQTPADAGPLVMTTGSDVPSSVQLPAWLSRAGADVLKTNPIVSVDRRGIGMSGALDCRDLFDRQEMFEQAQFQSGDDPVANLGAVTMTATTSCTDTIAPGDSAYDNAHAAEDIERLRTTWDVPALALFGVGNGAQVALAYAGAHPTKVARLVLDSPLPLGVSAEAATEQRVKGEQAALDAWATQCVATNCPLGPDPKAAVDALMTDARAGRGPGGTSVAALADAISTALGYPRGGRVDAGNELAQAIADARGGNTNRLNNLINQAETLRQTDGQFVNTCSDALNRPTPDRVRELVVAWGKMYPQFGTTGALDMVKCLNWPSGSAPAEPSELEIPTLLLGVANDPIVGNEGVAAVAATAINAGSSNRRVIWQGIGHGAAIYSPCALPPVLDYLTSGELPSTDTYCPA